AACTTAATGTAAAATAGCTTAAAAAAGATTTAAATAAAAATTTAAAATAAATATAAAAATCAATCAAAAAATAGAAATTAGAAATAAAAATTTAAAATAAATATAAAAATCAATCAGAAAAATAGAAATTAGAAATAAAAATTTAAAATAAATATAAAAATCAATCAGAAAAATAGAAATTAGAAATAATATAAAAATTAATTAAAAAAAAAAATAAAATAAAAATTATAGAATAAAGCTTAAAAAAGAATTATTCTATTATTTAAACATCAAATAAACTAAAATTACAGCATTTATCTATAATTAAAATGGTATAAATACATAATTTTTAGGAATAGAGTAAGATTTAGTATTCCAATTATTAATAGTACCTAATTTATTTCTGCGACTAGTTGAATCTGCTGTATACCAGGTTTGTGATATTGGATCATAAACTTGAGCCCATACATGCCCTGCAACTAATCCACTGCTAAAATGACATCCCTTTGCATGGGAATACCTTGCATAAATACCTACAGATCTACACATAGCTACAATTAAATTAGCTTTATCACAACAATTAGCAGATCTAGAACTTAGAGTTTTTGCTGCTCCCTTTTTAGAATTCATATAGAAGCTATAAGAGACATCGTCTCTAGCAAACTCAAATATAGCATTTGCTTTAGCTTTAGTACTGGATAAACCAGAAGTTAGTGATTTTGCCTTCTTTTTAATAGCGTCATTAAGTGCAGATTTTCCACCTGTTTTTAAGTATTTTGCAAAGGCATCAGAATCAAATATTTCTCTGTAATTTAAAATTTTACCGCTTTGACTAAGAGAAATTGAATATCCTCCACTAACATAACTTGTTTTAACAGTTACAGAGGATGGTAATTTCTTATGACTGCCATAATAGTCTAATGCAGCAGCAAAAGCATAAATATAGAGATTTGCTTCCATTTTACCTATATTAGTAAGTTTATAATTAGGTATGCGATTGTTAGAGTCAACAAACGCAGTTAGATTTTTTGCTAACTTAAGATATTCACTTTTAGATAATTTGCCATTAATTTTAGCTCCAGAAGAGTTATAATTATTTGATAAATCTTTAATTTTAACATTATCTTTTGAACCGCTATTAATGTTAGTTAAAGCACCAGCCATAAGATATGCAAATTCATCCATAGTATACTTTTTATTATCAATATTAACATTATATGCCTTATTTAGCATATTTACATATTCTACACGAACTTTTAAGTCTTTAGCTGCAGAAATGATTTTTGATATACTAACTGAAGGATCAACTACTTTGATTGTTTCAGTTAATCTAGATGAATTATAATATGCATTTCCAGAAAAATCCACTTCAATAGGATAAAGTCCTGTTTTATAGTTCATAAGCAAACTAACTTGTCCCTTTGAATTAGTAGTTTCAGTAAAGGTTTGGTTGTTTAAAGTAATCTTCACTTTTCTATTTGCTAAAACCTTTCCAGCAGAATTCTTTAAGTTAATATCATAATTAAACCCTTTACCAACAGTAGTATCAGAACCTTCCAACCTAGTGCCTCCTTTAACAACAGTTAAAATAGGGTTTGAAGAAGATTTGACAAATAAGCTATCACCAGCAAAACTAATTTTAGTATTTAAAGTTCCAATGTGATTTATAGGAACATTAAATTGACCTTTAGAATTAGTTTTTTTGATATATGTTTTATTCATATTAGTTATTTTTACTATAACTTTTTTATTCTTTACAGGCTCATTATTAACTTTCTTAAGACTTACAACAAAATTTTCACCATACTCCAAATAAGTAGACGGATAAATGAATTTTGTTTTACATTTTATAGGTTTAACCTTTGTTTTTATTTTAGATTTATATAGATTTTTACTGCCTTCAAAACTGATAAGGACTGAAAAATTCTTTTTAGTGGTTACAACAAGTTTAGCTTGACCTTTTGAATTAGTAGTTCTCACATAGGTCTTATTATTCCATTTAGGAATTTTAAATATGACTCTTTTTTTAGCTATACCAGACCCACTTTTTTTATTTATTAAATTGACCACTAAAGAAGTAGACCTAGGAACAGTGGTATTTGAAACTTTTAAGCGAGTACCGCTTTTTAAAACCTTAATCTTTAAACTAAATTTGGAAGATTTAAAGAATCCATCCCCTTTAAAGCTAACATAGGTTTTAAAAGTTCCTATTTTATGATAATTAAGTCTTACTTGACCTTTTGAGTTAGTGATTTTAGTAAAAACTCTATTTTTACTAGGTATCTTAATTATGATCTTTTTACCACTTAACACTTTACCCTTCTTATCTTTTAATGTGATAAGAATAGGAGTTCCTGAATATATCTTAGAACTAGACAATTTTAAGCTAGTGGTAGTTTTTGTAGTAGTTTTAGTACTGGTAATATTATTATTTTGAGAACTATTAGATGAAGGATTAGTACTTAACATAGAGTTAGAGTTAGAGTTACTAACAGACTTAAGATCAGATGCCTCATTAGTAGTTTCAAGATTATTATCTTCTGTACTTTGACTATTTAAACTGGAAGTAGCTTCACTAGATAATTGATTAGTATAATGATTAGCAACTGACTTATCAGATCCTGAATCAATAGAAGCACTAACAAGATTATTCTTATCTGGATTATTCGACATATCTGCAACATCACTAGCTGATACTCCACCTATTACAATAAATAATAAGCAGAATATTGCCAAAAGTAATATTTTTTTCTCTAACGAAATTTTTTCACCTCAATGCAATAAAAAAATACAAATTTAAAAGTTTTAAAAAATAAGCATTATTGCTAAATATTTCTAAACTTTTTCATTTAGAAAATAAATTTCTAAGATTTTTTCATTTAGAAAATAAATTTCTGAACTTTTTTCATTTAGAAAATAAAATTCTAAACTTTTTCATTTAGAAAATAAGATTTGAAAATTTATTTAAAAACTAAAATTTTCCTAAAGCACTAATGCAATAAAAAAATATTAAATTTTTCAATAAAAATTAAAAATTTTAAAATTATTAGATTAACTAAAATATTAAAATCTTATTAAAAAGTCTTTATTAAAACAAAATAAAAACTCCTTGTTTTTTAATAAAAATTTATTCATAAAAATACTAAAAATTAAGATAATTCAATTAATTTTAGATAATATTTTTTTAATGCTATGTATAAATAACTGATTTATAACATATAAATCTTTCCCATAAAAATTTTAAAAAATAAGGAGTGAAATAGTCTTAAATTAGCTATAAATATCACAGATATATTGTTTTCTTATAAACGAACATAATATCTGATAGTATATCATTTATAATTATTAAAATAATTTAAGTATGAAAATAAGATTTAATAATAAATTATAACTAAAAAAGACTAATAATTCAAATTAGGTTAAATAAAAAGCTAAAACTAATTATTTTATTAAAATTTAATAGGGCAATAATGGAATAATTAAAATATAAATAAATATTAATTATTCAACTTATAAAAGAAGAATTATTAAACTTAATAAAGAAAATACACTGAATTTAATAAAGTCTTATAAAAAATTAATAAAAATTAGTTAAATAATAAAAAAAACTAATAATATTAATCATTTATACAATTTATACCCTATTTATTAAAGTTTATATAAAAAATAAAGCATACTAAACCTATTTAAGAAGAATAATAAAAAAAACTTAAAAAAACCTAAAAAAGTCAAAAAATAAGGTAAATTTTATGAAAAATTTAAAATAAAATCATGAAAAGATTAATAGAAAAACTAAAAAAATAGTTAAAAAGAAATATTGAAACAAAACAACAATAAGAAAAAATAGTTAAAAAAAAAAATATTGAAATAAAACAATAATAAGAAAAAATCTTTAATAAAACTTTTTTAAAAATTTAATCATTTATCAAGCTGCTGGCTGTGATTATACTTTAAACCTAAAGGACAAGCATGAGCAGTGACACCCTGAACAACACCAATTTCATCGACTATCTTTTTTTGAACTAAATGAACGATCTTATGAGATTCTTCTAAGCTCATATTTGGTTGAAGCTCAATATGTAATGTTACAGTAGCATAAGATCCAAAGTAGTTTACTCTTACATCATGTGTTCCACAAACTTGACTAACTGAATTAGAAACTTTAATAATATCATCAACTAAATCTTCAGATGGAACCTTACCCATGATTGCATCCAAATTTTCACGAGCAACTTCAAAGGCTGTTTTTACAATCAACAAACCAATCATTAAAGCAATGATTGAGTCTAATTGTGGATAACCATACTGGGAAATTAAAACACCAATTAGAATAGCCAGTGATGACAAAATATCAACTCTTTGATGTTTACCATCTGCAATAATTGCAGGACTATTTGCTCTTTTACCTAATTTAATTATATATTGGCTCATAATATAATTAGTAACTACACCAATAAAAGCCATAACAACTGCTAGAGGATCTGGGATTGTAAGGGCTGCTCCAAAAAATAATCTATCAAAAGCCCCTTTAACAATCTCATAAGCTATAAGTGCTAAGAATACAACAATGATTAAACCAGAAATAGCTTCAGCTCTACCATGACCTAGTGGATGCTCTTCATCTGCAGGTTTACTACCTATCTTAAATCCAATATAAGCTATTATGGAAGTTGTTATGTCAGATATAGTATGAGCCCCTTCTGATATAAGTGCATAACTTCCAGAGAATATTCCTACAACAATGTTAAAAACTGTTAAGAAAATATTCCCTATAATACCTACATAAACTGCTCGTTTTCCTAATTTGTCTCTTTCTTCTCTTTCCATTTTATCTAATATAGTTTAATTAGTTTTCAAAATAATACCATTTTTAAAAATCAACACAATAATACTAATATTAAAATTTTTATTATTTATAATAAATTTGTAATTTTTAATATATATTTTTTATTATAATCAGAATCTAATAAATAAAAAAATTCAGAATCTAATAAATAAAAAATAAGAAAATAAAAGTTTAAAATATAATTTAAAGATTTAGGCCTTTAAAAATCCATTAATAATCCAGATTTTTCAATATATCCATTGCCTTTTCAATATTTTCATATGAATTAGCATAAGACATTCTTAGATGATTTTCTCCAAGGCTGCCAAATGGCGTACCTGGAACTGCA
The DNA window shown above is from Methanobrevibacter olleyae and carries:
- a CDS encoding transglutaminase domain-containing protein, with product MAIFCLLFIVIGGVSASDVADMSNNPDKNNLVSASIDSGSDKSVANHYTNQLSSEATSSLNSQSTEDNNLETTNEASDLKSVSNSNSNSMLSTNPSSNSSQNNNITSTKTTTKTTTSLKLSSSKIYSGTPILITLKDKKGKVLSGKKIIIKIPSKNRVFTKITNSKGQVRLNYHKIGTFKTYVSFKGDGFFKSSKFSLKIKVLKSGTRLKVSNTTVPRSTSLVVNLINKKSGSGIAKKRVIFKIPKWNNKTYVRTTNSKGQAKLVVTTKKNFSVLISFEGSKNLYKSKIKTKVKPIKCKTKFIYPSTYLEYGENFVVSLKKVNNEPVKNKKVIVKITNMNKTYIKKTNSKGQFNVPINHIGTLNTKISFAGDSLFVKSSSNPILTVVKGGTRLEGSDTTVGKGFNYDINLKNSAGKVLANRKVKITLNNQTFTETTNSKGQVSLLMNYKTGLYPIEVDFSGNAYYNSSRLTETIKVVDPSVSISKIISAAKDLKVRVEYVNMLNKAYNVNIDNKKYTMDEFAYLMAGALTNINSGSKDNVKIKDLSNNYNSSGAKINGKLSKSEYLKLAKNLTAFVDSNNRIPNYKLTNIGKMEANLYIYAFAAALDYYGSHKKLPSSVTVKTSYVSGGYSISLSQSGKILNYREIFDSDAFAKYLKTGGKSALNDAIKKKAKSLTSGLSSTKAKANAIFEFARDDVSYSFYMNSKKGAAKTLSSRSANCCDKANLIVAMCRSVGIYARYSHAKGCHFSSGLVAGHVWAQVYDPISQTWYTADSTSRRNKLGTINNWNTKSYSIPKNYVFIPF
- a CDS encoding cation diffusion facilitator family transporter, which gives rise to MEREERDKLGKRAVYVGIIGNIFLTVFNIVVGIFSGSYALISEGAHTISDITTSIIAYIGFKIGSKPADEEHPLGHGRAEAISGLIIVVFLALIAYEIVKGAFDRLFFGAALTIPDPLAVVMAFIGVVTNYIMSQYIIKLGKRANSPAIIADGKHQRVDILSSLAILIGVLISQYGYPQLDSIIALMIGLLIVKTAFEVARENLDAIMGKVPSEDLVDDIIKVSNSVSQVCGTHDVRVNYFGSYATVTLHIELQPNMSLEESHKIVHLVQKKIVDEIGVVQGVTAHACPLGLKYNHSQQLDK